Proteins from a single region of Fundidesulfovibrio putealis DSM 16056:
- a CDS encoding response regulator — protein MIVENDLISAFHVAEIVKRGGHDVTMAEELYCLDEIKGHGAIDVVITDIFLQNTSGLQIVLDVKKFNPDIKVVAMSSGGVSRNFDYLDYAVEFGADAVVRKPVDAACLISLLERLGPRACDRQPSPPIIC, from the coding sequence ATGATAGTGGAGAACGATCTCATCTCCGCCTTCCATGTCGCGGAAATCGTCAAGCGCGGCGGCCATGACGTGACCATGGCCGAAGAGCTCTATTGTCTGGACGAGATAAAGGGGCACGGGGCCATCGACGTGGTGATCACGGACATCTTCCTGCAGAACACTTCCGGGCTTCAGATCGTGCTGGACGTGAAGAAATTCAACCCGGACATCAAGGTGGTGGCCATGTCCTCCGGCGGCGTGTCCCGCAACTTCGACTACCTCGATTACGCCGTGGAATTCGGAGCCGACGCCGTGGTGCGAAAGCCCGTGGACGCGGCCTGCCTCATCAGCCTGCTGGAGCGGCTCGGTCCCCGCGCCTGCGACCGGCAGCCTTCGCCTCCCATCATCTGCTAG
- a CDS encoding transporter substrate-binding domain-containing protein, protein MLRFLLFGTLALMSLVGTVSAQPLDILYFERPPYYTTVNAQPDGLLLNLVRDLFTLAGVPHAFQEMPPGRILETVKANQGPICTVGWFKTPDRESYATFSLPIYQDEPLRAVFLKSGTMPPPGISTLARLVEQADLSVGVNQSYAYGHAVDTLLAGMRVPPVRTSGTQAQLMRMLVARRFDFMLANPEEIDTLAALANIPVDTLHVLTLTDLPKGNLRYLMFSKSTPPDVIGCIDEAIGKLVRLDS, encoded by the coding sequence ATGCTTCGTTTCCTCCTTTTCGGCACACTTGCACTGATGTCCCTGGTCGGGACCGTCTCGGCCCAGCCTCTGGATATACTCTATTTCGAGAGGCCCCCGTATTACACCACCGTCAATGCGCAGCCGGACGGGCTTCTGCTCAATCTTGTGCGGGACCTCTTCACGCTGGCGGGTGTTCCTCATGCGTTTCAGGAGATGCCACCAGGGCGCATCCTCGAAACCGTCAAAGCCAATCAGGGGCCTATCTGCACCGTCGGCTGGTTCAAGACCCCGGACCGGGAAAGCTACGCGACCTTCAGCCTGCCCATCTATCAGGACGAACCGCTTCGTGCGGTATTCCTGAAGTCCGGCACGATGCCGCCCCCCGGAATCTCCACTCTGGCCCGGTTGGTAGAGCAGGCTGACCTGTCCGTCGGAGTCAACCAGTCCTACGCGTACGGCCACGCCGTGGACACCCTGCTCGCCGGGATGCGCGTTCCTCCCGTGAGGACGTCAGGCACCCAGGCGCAGCTCATGCGCATGCTGGTCGCACGTCGGTTCGACTTCATGCTGGCCAACCCGGAGGAAATAGACACCCTGGCCGCACTGGCGAACATTCCCGTGGACACGCTCCACGTGCTGACGCTGACCGACCTGCCCAAAGGCAACCTCCGGTATCTGATGTTCAGCAAATCCACCCCGCCCGATGTCATCGGGTGCATCGACGAAGCCATCGGGAAGCTGGTGAGGCTCGACAGCTGA
- the rfaE2 gene encoding D-glycero-beta-D-manno-heptose 1-phosphate adenylyltransferase, translated as MCGGQEAGTPGTPVSRPLPGVPDAPDAHGGAVAAPFSPRVVFTNGCFDLLHPGHVDLLTRARELGDLLVLGLNSDASVLGLKGPSRPVTPWQDRALVLAGLSCVDFVVGFDDPTPLALIEAVLPDVLVKGGDWAVEAIVGREAVEAAGGRVVSLALLPGYSTTGVIARIKTR; from the coding sequence ATGTGCGGCGGGCAGGAAGCGGGAACGCCTGGAACTCCCGTGTCGCGCCCTCTGCCCGGCGTGCCGGATGCTCCGGACGCGCACGGCGGCGCTGTCGCGGCCCCCTTCTCACCGCGCGTGGTCTTCACCAACGGCTGCTTTGATCTTCTGCATCCCGGCCACGTGGACCTGCTGACCCGCGCGCGCGAGCTCGGCGACCTTCTGGTGCTCGGCCTCAACTCCGACGCGTCGGTCCTCGGCCTCAAAGGCCCCTCGCGCCCGGTGACCCCCTGGCAGGATCGCGCCCTGGTGCTGGCTGGACTCTCCTGCGTGGACTTCGTCGTGGGCTTCGACGATCCCACGCCGCTTGCGCTCATCGAGGCCGTGCTGCCCGACGTGCTGGTGAAGGGCGGGGACTGGGCCGTGGAGGCCATCGTGGGCCGCGAGGCCGTGGAAGCTGCGGGCGGGCGCGTGGTGAGCCTGGCGCTGCTGCCGGGCTACTCCACCACGGGTGTAATAGCCCGCATCAAGACCCGCTGA
- a CDS encoding YkgJ family cysteine cluster protein: MTISNQTPSDHDATQAFLDTLPELPPGERFRFACHPKVPCFNACCSDLTLMLTPYDVLRLRAQLGLSSRDFIARHALAAQAPDTGFPMLRLRMRDEIPGAPCPFVTREGCSVYPGRPGACRTYPLGRATKTGEAGEVLEQFFVVREPHCKGFEQDADWTSADWLKDQDLKEYNRHNDRYMLLLAQARQRQARLDQKQANMVFLAAFNLDAFRDFLVNTRLMDRLDMPEEAKAAALADESGRLEFAMDWLELALFGVERNLKKKA, from the coding sequence ATGACTATTTCGAACCAGACCCCAAGCGACCACGACGCCACCCAGGCCTTTCTGGACACCCTGCCCGAACTGCCTCCCGGCGAGCGTTTCCGTTTCGCCTGCCACCCCAAGGTGCCCTGCTTCAACGCCTGTTGCTCCGACCTGACGCTCATGCTCACGCCTTACGACGTACTGCGCCTGCGCGCCCAGCTCGGCCTCTCCAGCCGCGACTTCATCGCGCGCCACGCCCTGGCCGCCCAGGCCCCCGACACCGGGTTCCCCATGCTGCGCCTGCGCATGCGCGACGAAATCCCCGGCGCACCCTGCCCCTTCGTCACCCGCGAGGGCTGTTCGGTCTATCCGGGCCGCCCCGGCGCGTGCCGCACCTATCCCCTGGGGCGCGCCACCAAGACCGGCGAGGCGGGCGAAGTGCTGGAGCAGTTCTTCGTGGTGCGAGAGCCCCACTGCAAGGGATTCGAGCAGGACGCCGACTGGACCAGCGCCGACTGGCTGAAGGACCAGGACCTGAAGGAATACAACCGCCACAACGACCGCTACATGCTGCTCCTGGCCCAGGCCAGGCAACGCCAGGCCCGGCTGGACCAGAAGCAGGCCAACATGGTGTTCCTGGCGGCCTTCAACCTGGACGCCTTCCGCGATTTTCTGGTCAACACGCGCCTGATGGACCGCCTGGACATGCCCGAAGAGGCCAAGGCCGCAGCCCTGGCCGACGAATCCGGCCGCCTGGAGTTCGCCATGGACTGGCTGGAGCTGGCCCTTTTCGGCGTGGAACGCAATCTGAAGAAGAAGGCCTGA
- a CDS encoding ATP-binding protein, whose translation MSEQLCLRIENRLPELERVHAEVEDFLERCDVAGRDSYHIRLALDELVTNVICYAYDGEGGHCIEVEIVRLSGAVAITLKDGGKPFNPLLAPEPDMNAPPEKRRIGGLGIHFVRKTMDELHYERKDGKNILRIRKNTAT comes from the coding sequence ATGAGTGAGCAGCTGTGCCTGCGCATCGAGAACCGTCTTCCGGAACTGGAACGGGTCCACGCCGAGGTGGAGGATTTTCTGGAACGGTGCGACGTGGCCGGGCGGGATTCATATCACATTCGGCTCGCCCTGGACGAACTGGTGACCAACGTCATCTGCTACGCCTACGACGGCGAGGGCGGGCACTGCATCGAGGTGGAGATCGTCCGCCTCTCCGGGGCCGTGGCCATAACCCTCAAGGACGGGGGCAAGCCCTTCAACCCTCTGCTGGCCCCGGAACCCGACATGAACGCGCCGCCCGAGAAACGCAGGATCGGCGGCCTGGGCATCCATTTCGTTCGCAAGACCATGGATGAACTGCACTACGAACGCAAAGACGGAAAGAACATACTTCGTATCCGCAAAAACACCGCGACCTGA
- a CDS encoding STAS domain-containing protein, producing the protein MELAVTTAGPVTILTINGRLDSNSSKELEDQVMGLVTGGVSKLLMDFGGVDYINSSGLRVLLMAFQHLKKNGGKLHLCNIKDYMNEVFEISGYTEIFSIFPGQAEALAAFPE; encoded by the coding sequence ATGGAACTTGCCGTGACCACTGCCGGTCCTGTGACCATTCTCACCATTAATGGCCGTCTGGACTCGAATTCGTCCAAGGAGCTCGAAGACCAGGTCATGGGGCTGGTCACGGGTGGGGTTTCCAAGCTGCTCATGGACTTCGGGGGCGTGGACTACATCAACTCCAGCGGCCTGCGGGTGCTGCTCATGGCCTTTCAGCACCTCAAGAAGAACGGCGGCAAACTGCACCTGTGCAACATCAAGGATTACATGAACGAGGTCTTCGAAATATCCGGCTACACCGAGATATTTTCGATCTTTCCCGGTCAGGCCGAGGCTCTGGCCGCCTTCCCGGAGTGA
- a CDS encoding dynamin family protein — translation MTPSLVDEQLAASRLRLGRSLSALEALAVRAGAQDAAQGARALVQAAGEPFLFVAAGEVKTGKSSFINALLGEEVSAVAPDPCTDRILMISWGPERKRQDEGPLFARIELPHPILKDIAVVDTPGVDSVIDQHQEITERFIPRSDLVLFVFSALNPYTRSAWDFLGLIAGQWRRKVVLVLNQADLATPAQLKINREKAVELARERGLDDPTVFVVSSALEAVQPELSGVEAVRRHIREMVTGGEHVRAKLRSLADGAGAVLAGIREAGEALRLELETDEAQSRRIAERLDAARAAAGREAKALVVQVLARYDRACDEYLASIEMELSFASMFRRSFLRFFKRKSAVPAMLEELNRAFRESLEQQVDALAREGASGLTQRLALDISDISRDLRELAGGAARPADSGGDAAGTLERRREAVLSGVSAGLDDFLAASADPARVDPLRVARMDPKAAMGGLMVLAGGLFVLSVKGVVVDVTGGVIAGSGMLLAGGVLAVGRPRLLRTLRATLREGGERLQAELDSLLAARLEDVFADVARLLEPFDADTARRRGELEIIVSEASMLELEISKNLDTPA, via the coding sequence ATGACGCCGTCACTCGTGGACGAACAGCTGGCCGCCAGCCGCCTGCGGCTCGGCCGGTCTCTTTCAGCCCTGGAGGCCCTGGCCGTGCGCGCTGGCGCGCAGGACGCGGCGCAAGGCGCGCGCGCCCTGGTGCAGGCCGCCGGGGAGCCGTTCCTGTTCGTGGCGGCGGGCGAGGTGAAGACCGGCAAGTCCAGCTTCATAAACGCGCTTCTGGGCGAGGAAGTCAGCGCCGTGGCCCCCGACCCCTGCACGGACCGCATTCTGATGATCTCCTGGGGGCCGGAGCGTAAGCGCCAGGACGAAGGCCCGCTTTTCGCCCGCATCGAGCTGCCCCATCCCATCCTCAAGGATATAGCCGTGGTGGACACGCCGGGCGTGGACAGCGTCATCGACCAGCACCAGGAGATAACCGAACGCTTCATCCCCAGGAGCGACCTGGTGCTGTTCGTGTTTTCGGCGCTGAACCCCTACACGCGCTCCGCGTGGGATTTCCTGGGTCTCATTGCCGGACAGTGGCGCAGGAAGGTGGTGCTGGTGCTCAACCAGGCGGACCTGGCCACGCCCGCGCAACTCAAGATCAACCGCGAGAAGGCGGTGGAGCTGGCCCGCGAGCGCGGCCTGGACGATCCCACGGTGTTCGTGGTGTCCTCGGCGCTGGAGGCCGTGCAGCCCGAGCTCTCCGGGGTGGAGGCCGTGCGCCGCCACATCCGGGAGATGGTCACGGGCGGGGAGCACGTGCGGGCCAAGCTCAGATCGCTGGCAGACGGGGCGGGCGCCGTCCTGGCTGGGATACGCGAAGCCGGGGAAGCGTTGCGCCTGGAACTGGAGACCGACGAGGCCCAGTCGCGGCGCATAGCCGAACGGCTCGATGCGGCGCGAGCCGCCGCCGGGCGCGAAGCCAAGGCCCTGGTGGTGCAGGTGCTGGCGCGCTACGACCGGGCCTGCGACGAGTATCTCGCATCCATAGAGATGGAGCTTTCCTTCGCCAGCATGTTCCGGCGCAGCTTCCTGCGTTTCTTCAAACGCAAGTCCGCCGTGCCCGCCATGCTGGAGGAGCTCAACCGCGCGTTCCGGGAGTCGCTTGAGCAGCAGGTGGACGCCTTGGCGCGCGAGGGCGCGTCCGGCCTGACGCAGCGCCTCGCCCTGGACATCTCCGACATCTCCCGCGATTTGCGCGAGCTGGCCGGTGGTGCTGCCAGACCTGCCGACAGTGGCGGCGACGCCGCCGGGACCCTTGAGCGCCGCCGCGAGGCGGTGCTGAGCGGGGTGTCGGCCGGGCTGGACGACTTCCTGGCCGCCTCCGCCGACCCCGCCCGCGTCGATCCCCTCCGGGTTGCCCGCATGGACCCCAAGGCGGCCATGGGCGGGCTCATGGTGCTGGCCGGAGGCCTGTTCGTGCTGTCGGTCAAGGGCGTGGTGGTGGACGTCACCGGCGGCGTGATTGCGGGGTCGGGCATGCTGCTGGCCGGGGGCGTGCTGGCCGTCGGGCGTCCGCGCCTTCTGCGTACGCTCCGGGCCACGCTGCGCGAGGGCGGAGAGCGCCTTCAGGCCGAGCTGGACAGCCTGCTGGCGGCCCGTCTGGAAGACGTCTTCGCGGATGTGGCCCGGCTGCTGGAGCCCTTCGACGCCGACACGGCCAGGCGGCGCGGCGAGCTCGAAATCATCGTCTCCGAGGCGTCGATGCTGGAGCTGGAAATTTCAAAAAATCTTGACACACCGGCCTAA
- the rpsF gene encoding 30S ribosomal protein S6 encodes MRKYETLLLLSPELNAESKKAVIDTLVAIIERELGQMLAVDDWGTKELAYPVRKQVRGQYVRLEYAAPGKTVAELERIVRITDGIYKFVTVKLADTYVPAAAPVEA; translated from the coding sequence ATGAGGAAGTACGAGACGCTTCTGCTCCTGAGCCCCGAGCTCAACGCGGAAAGCAAGAAAGCCGTCATCGACACCCTGGTCGCCATCATTGAGCGCGAACTGGGCCAGATGCTGGCCGTTGATGACTGGGGAACCAAAGAGCTGGCCTATCCGGTCCGCAAGCAGGTGCGCGGCCAGTACGTGCGCCTGGAGTACGCCGCCCCGGGCAAGACCGTCGCAGAACTGGAGCGCATCGTGCGCATCACCGACGGCATCTACAAGTTCGTTACCGTCAAGCTGGCCGACACCTACGTGCCTGCCGCCGCTCCCGTGGAGGCCTAA
- the rpsR gene encoding 30S ribosomal protein S18, which yields MSFKKKFTPKKKFCRFCANKNLPLDYKRSDILRDFITERGKIIARRITGTCAKHQRRLTTEIKRSRQMALIYYTATHSAELLKKMS from the coding sequence ATGTCCTTCAAGAAAAAGTTCACCCCCAAGAAGAAGTTCTGTCGCTTCTGCGCCAACAAGAACCTTCCTCTGGACTACAAGCGTTCCGACATCCTGCGCGACTTCATCACCGAGCGCGGCAAGATCATCGCCCGTCGCATCACCGGCACCTGCGCCAAGCACCAGCGCAGGCTCACCACCGAGATCAAGCGCTCGCGCCAGATGGCCCTCATCTACTACACGGCCACCCACAGCGCCGAACTTCTCAAGAAGATGTCGTAG
- the rplI gene encoding 50S ribosomal protein L9, which translates to MKLILRADMENLGKLGDLVSVKPGYGRNFLIPQGLAMLASASNLKVFEQERNKLQAKMDTLRADASGLAGKLAAATVAIEVRVGDGDKLYGSVTSGMIADNLEAQGIVVDRRKIVLEDPIRTLGVHEVEIKLHADVRGVIRVMVCRQGEKLIDAEPAAGDSGQQSAETEA; encoded by the coding sequence ATGAAACTTATCCTGCGCGCCGATATGGAAAACCTGGGCAAGCTGGGAGACCTGGTCTCCGTCAAGCCCGGTTACGGCCGCAACTTCCTGATCCCCCAGGGCCTGGCTATGCTGGCCTCTGCCTCCAACCTCAAAGTCTTCGAGCAGGAGCGCAACAAGCTCCAGGCCAAGATGGACACCCTGCGCGCCGACGCCTCCGGCCTTGCCGGCAAGCTGGCCGCCGCCACCGTGGCCATCGAGGTGCGCGTGGGCGACGGCGACAAGCTGTACGGCTCCGTCACCTCGGGTATGATCGCCGATAACCTGGAAGCCCAGGGCATCGTGGTCGACCGCCGCAAGATCGTTCTGGAAGACCCCATCCGCACCCTCGGCGTCCACGAAGTGGAGATCAAGCTCCACGCCGACGTCCGTGGCGTCATCCGCGTGATGGTCTGCCGCCAGGGCGAGAAGCTCATCGACGCCGAACCCGCCGCAGGCGACAGTGGACAGCAGTCCGCAGAAACCGAAGCGTAA
- the dnaB gene encoding replicative DNA helicase: MDSSPQKPKRKTRRGAGEPDGQLAPQTLERVSGDLLRRVPPHSPEAEQSVLGGILIKNSTLHHLIDILGEDDFYSPVHRAIYQACLELNRRSVAVDLVTLAEELSRMGKLDEVGGPVYLAELASATVSAANALHHADIVRDKAVKRRLISAASDIIEKVFDGGEDTEALLDSSEQAVFAISDSKKTGVLSSSKSLVDAVFEQLTKRVENQETVTGVPTGYYTFDEYTAGLQPSDLIIVAGRPSMGKTAFAMNIAMRAACMYSTPTAIFSLEMSKEQIMMRMLCCWGKVDLSKLRKGRLDDTDWARLYESANALSPAPLFVDDTPALSTMEMRARCRRLKAEHGLGLVVVDYLQLMRSARRVDSREQEISDISRNLKALAKEMHVPVIALSQLNRKVEERSDKRPMMSDLRESGAIEQDADVIIFLYREAAYKKKDELTPEDNVAEIIIGKQRNGPTGMVKLRFFKESTSFENPTDIPPPSEYEG; the protein is encoded by the coding sequence GTGGACAGCAGTCCGCAGAAACCGAAGCGTAAGACCCGTCGCGGGGCGGGCGAGCCGGACGGCCAGCTCGCCCCGCAAACGTTGGAACGGGTTTCAGGCGATCTTCTTCGCCGTGTTCCCCCGCACAGTCCGGAAGCCGAGCAGTCCGTCCTGGGCGGGATTCTCATCAAGAACTCCACGCTTCACCACCTCATCGACATCCTCGGTGAGGACGATTTCTATTCCCCCGTACACAGGGCCATTTATCAGGCCTGCCTTGAGCTGAACCGCCGCTCCGTGGCCGTGGATCTCGTCACCCTGGCCGAGGAACTCTCGCGCATGGGCAAGCTCGACGAGGTGGGGGGCCCGGTCTATCTGGCGGAGCTGGCCTCGGCCACGGTCAGCGCGGCCAACGCCCTGCACCACGCCGACATCGTGCGCGACAAGGCCGTCAAGCGCCGCCTCATCTCCGCCGCTTCGGACATCATCGAGAAGGTCTTCGACGGCGGAGAGGACACCGAGGCCCTGCTGGACTCCTCCGAGCAGGCCGTGTTCGCCATCTCCGACTCCAAGAAGACCGGCGTTCTCAGCTCCAGCAAATCGCTGGTGGACGCGGTCTTCGAGCAGCTCACCAAGCGCGTGGAGAACCAGGAGACCGTCACCGGCGTCCCCACCGGCTACTACACCTTCGACGAGTACACCGCCGGGCTTCAGCCCTCGGACCTCATCATCGTGGCCGGACGCCCCTCCATGGGCAAGACCGCCTTCGCCATGAACATCGCCATGCGCGCCGCCTGCATGTACTCCACGCCCACAGCCATCTTCTCCCTGGAAATGAGCAAAGAGCAGATCATGATGCGTATGCTCTGCTGCTGGGGCAAGGTGGACCTCTCCAAGCTGCGCAAGGGCCGCCTCGACGACACGGACTGGGCCAGGCTCTACGAGTCGGCCAACGCCCTGTCCCCCGCGCCGCTGTTCGTGGACGACACCCCGGCACTCTCCACCATGGAAATGCGCGCCCGCTGCCGCCGCCTGAAGGCCGAGCACGGCCTGGGCCTCGTGGTGGTGGACTACCTGCAGCTCATGCGTTCGGCGCGCCGCGTGGACTCGCGCGAGCAGGAAATTTCCGACATCTCCCGGAACCTGAAGGCCCTGGCCAAGGAAATGCACGTCCCGGTGATCGCCCTGTCGCAGCTCAACCGCAAGGTGGAAGAGCGCAGCGACAAGCGCCCCATGATGAGCGACCTGCGCGAATCCGGCGCCATCGAGCAGGACGCCGACGTGATCATCTTCCTGTACCGCGAGGCCGCCTACAAGAAGAAGGACGAGCTGACCCCCGAGGACAACGTGGCCGAGATCATCATCGGCAAGCAGCGTAACGGCCCCACCGGCATGGTCAAGCTACGCTTCTTCAAGGAATCCACGTCCTTCGAGAACCCCACGGACATCCCGCCCCCATCCGAGTACGAGGGCTAA
- a CDS encoding phenylacetate--CoA ligase family protein: MYYDPAETLSREDISRLQLSRLRTTCERAARSRLYARKFAEHGLRPEDVRTLDDLRRIPFTTKQDLRESYPDGLNAVPQEKMVRLHVSSGTTGTPTVVYHTAGDICWWSSLVARCMHMTGMRPGDVFQNTTSYGLFTGGLGMHYGAERLGCLAIPMGAGNTQRQLKLIQDFKVTALHIIPSYALYIANFCALNGIDPKSLGVRIALVGAEPYSEQTRSRLEGIFGFKAFNSYGLSEMNGPGVAFECQEQSGMHLWEDAYLAEVIDPQTLEPVKPGEVGELVLTTLCREGMPILRYRTRDLTRFLPGPCACGREHVRLDRITGRSDDLIIIKGVNIYPMQIEQVLMALPEVGQNYLIELYREGPIDQIRVKVEIKEEFFVEDMRALNALRQKIANKLRDEILVTPKVDLVEHNALPKSEGKAQRVVDMREAE; the protein is encoded by the coding sequence ATGTACTACGATCCGGCAGAAACGCTTTCCCGCGAAGACATCTCCCGCCTGCAACTTTCCCGACTGCGCACCACCTGCGAGCGCGCCGCGCGCTCCCGGCTCTATGCCCGCAAATTTGCCGAACACGGACTGCGCCCTGAAGACGTCAGGACCCTGGACGACCTGCGCCGCATCCCCTTCACCACCAAGCAGGACCTGCGCGAATCCTACCCGGACGGCCTGAACGCCGTGCCGCAGGAAAAGATGGTGCGCCTGCACGTGTCCTCCGGCACCACCGGCACCCCAACCGTGGTCTATCACACGGCTGGCGACATCTGCTGGTGGTCCTCCCTGGTGGCGCGCTGCATGCACATGACCGGCATGCGCCCCGGCGACGTGTTCCAGAACACCACCAGCTACGGCCTGTTCACCGGGGGCCTGGGAATGCATTACGGCGCGGAGCGCCTGGGCTGTCTGGCCATCCCCATGGGCGCGGGCAACACCCAGCGCCAGCTGAAGCTCATCCAGGACTTCAAGGTCACTGCGCTGCACATCATCCCGTCCTACGCGCTCTACATCGCCAACTTCTGCGCGTTGAACGGCATCGACCCCAAGAGCCTTGGCGTGCGCATCGCCCTGGTGGGGGCCGAGCCCTACTCCGAGCAGACCCGCAGCCGCCTGGAGGGTATCTTCGGCTTCAAGGCCTTCAACTCCTACGGCCTCTCCGAGATGAACGGCCCCGGCGTGGCCTTCGAGTGCCAGGAGCAGTCCGGCATGCACCTTTGGGAGGATGCCTATCTGGCCGAGGTGATCGACCCCCAGACCCTGGAGCCAGTGAAGCCCGGCGAAGTGGGCGAGTTGGTGCTGACCACCCTGTGCCGCGAGGGCATGCCAATCCTGCGCTACCGCACCCGCGACCTGACGCGCTTTTTGCCCGGCCCCTGCGCCTGCGGGCGCGAGCACGTGCGCCTGGACCGCATCACCGGCCGCTCGGACGACCTCATCATCATCAAGGGCGTGAACATCTACCCCATGCAGATCGAGCAGGTGCTCATGGCCCTGCCCGAGGTCGGCCAGAACTACCTGATCGAGTTGTACCGCGAAGGCCCCATCGACCAGATCCGCGTGAAGGTGGAGATCAAGGAAGAGTTCTTCGTGGAGGACATGCGCGCCCTGAACGCCCTGCGCCAGAAGATCGCCAATAAACTTCGCGACGAGATTCTGGTCACCCCCAAGGTCGATCTGGTGGAGCACAACGCCCTGCCCAAGAGCGAAGGCAAGGCCCAGCGCGTGGTGGACATGCGCGAGGCCGAGTAA
- a CDS encoding DUF456 domain-containing protein: MEYVWAILYILVMLAVLGLNVLGLPANWVLLGLGWVWDLMHPGLSLGWGFYAPLLALAIAGEAIEFGAQFYGAKKYGGTNKGNIGAFIGAIAGAIFCAPFLMGFGALLGAVGGAYLGCYVFERLHGRPSSEAWHAAKGAMWGRVFGFVIKAGAGGAMLAIIAREVWPAARQAVVVLGI; the protein is encoded by the coding sequence ATGGAATACGTCTGGGCCATTCTTTATATCCTCGTCATGCTGGCCGTTCTCGGCCTGAACGTGCTGGGCCTGCCCGCCAACTGGGTTCTCCTGGGCCTTGGCTGGGTGTGGGACCTCATGCATCCGGGCCTGAGCCTTGGCTGGGGTTTTTACGCACCGCTTCTGGCCCTGGCCATCGCGGGCGAGGCCATCGAGTTCGGCGCGCAGTTCTACGGCGCGAAAAAGTACGGCGGCACCAACAAGGGCAACATCGGGGCCTTTATCGGGGCCATCGCCGGGGCCATCTTCTGCGCCCCGTTCCTGATGGGCTTTGGCGCGCTCCTGGGCGCGGTGGGCGGGGCGTACCTCGGCTGCTACGTGTTCGAGCGCCTGCACGGCCGCCCCTCGTCCGAGGCCTGGCACGCCGCCAAGGGAGCCATGTGGGGCCGGGTTTTCGGCTTCGTGATCAAGGCTGGCGCGGGCGGCGCGATGCTGGCGATCATCGCGCGCGAGGTGTGGCCCGCCGCCAGACAGGCCGTGGTCGTGCTTGGCATTTAA